A genomic segment from Desulfonatronum lacustre DSM 10312 encodes:
- a CDS encoding UPF0182 family membrane protein, which translates to MLFSFGPGPQGPYDPRDPFPQFKVEEMDFSKFHRFLRLGLLGLAVIILWSGLNWAQGFYTDWLWYSSLDHQGVLWKVVTTKIWLYLGAVLVFLALAVPNLVAVVRTTGRMFPRGGHRLPPQIYDSARSVLIWLAGGVVALGAFLLASGPAGEWNVVLRYLHQVPFGEADPIFNNDYSFYIFALPALEFFRSWLVGLTVLVAIIVAAFYYMNSILRGEAFAFRGPILSHLAVLGAFLFVLIAAGHWLSRYDLLYSTMGAVYGVGYTDNLFNLPSRAFMTVVALIAAGALLAAAKTGRKELAVWSVGAWFGLNIVLGSLVPGLIQRLVVEPSELARETTYLANNISHTRHAFGLERVHSMTHPALGEVDHATVDANQGTIQNIRLWDEGPLLQSYNQIQFFRLYYDFLAVHTDRYRVGDELRQVMLATRELSAEKLPSEAQRWVNRHLQFTHGYGVAMTPVTEVQAGGRPDFFIRDLPPRGEIPLDRPEVYYGLKSLDYLIVNSRMQEFNYPGQEGPVYTHYQGDGGVQLGSFFRRLMYAWQFKDVNILISGEVTSESRIQYRRTVPERFSTVTPFLLRDREAYTVVADGRLFWIQDAYTTTSRYPYSTPWERRFNYIRNSVKAVVDAYHGTLTYYVFDESDPLIRTYQAMFPELFKSMTEMPEYLRAHVRYPQDLFTVQTQMLLQYHMEDPVVFYNKEDQWSVPVQHSFGRTEALKPYYIVARLPGEEKEEFLLIQPFTPINRHNLVGWMAARSDGENYGDLTLFRFPTGRHVDGPSQVKARIDNDAVISEQFTLWGQVGSEVLRGILLVIPIGDSILYAEPVFLIPDTIDFPELRRIILADSRQVVMHQTLDASISALVGDLPSVAPVVETVEEEDAARPLLQLPDFNQGLRDAVDKLQEVVDQLRRLMQ; encoded by the coding sequence ATGCTGTTTTCTTTTGGTCCCGGTCCCCAAGGCCCATACGACCCGCGGGATCCGTTTCCGCAGTTCAAGGTCGAAGAGATGGACTTTTCCAAATTCCATCGTTTCCTGCGGTTGGGCCTGCTTGGTTTGGCGGTGATCATCCTGTGGTCCGGACTGAACTGGGCCCAGGGCTTTTACACCGACTGGCTCTGGTACAGCTCCCTGGACCACCAAGGTGTGCTTTGGAAGGTCGTGACCACAAAAATCTGGCTGTACCTGGGAGCGGTGCTCGTCTTTCTGGCCCTGGCCGTTCCCAATCTCGTCGCGGTGGTGCGGACAACCGGGCGGATGTTCCCCCGGGGCGGGCACAGGTTGCCGCCGCAGATCTACGATTCCGCCCGAAGCGTCCTGATCTGGCTAGCCGGGGGCGTGGTGGCCCTGGGGGCATTCCTGCTGGCCTCCGGACCGGCAGGAGAGTGGAACGTCGTCCTGCGCTACCTGCACCAGGTGCCTTTCGGCGAGGCCGACCCGATCTTCAACAACGACTATTCCTTTTACATCTTCGCCCTGCCGGCCCTGGAATTCTTCCGTTCCTGGCTGGTGGGCCTGACCGTCCTCGTGGCGATCATCGTCGCGGCCTTCTATTACATGAACAGCATCCTGCGCGGCGAGGCCTTTGCCTTCCGGGGCCCGATCCTCTCGCATCTGGCCGTTCTGGGCGCGTTCCTTTTCGTGCTCATCGCCGCGGGTCATTGGCTCTCCAGGTACGACCTGCTCTATTCGACCATGGGCGCGGTCTATGGGGTGGGCTATACGGACAATTTGTTCAACCTGCCCTCCAGAGCGTTCATGACCGTGGTGGCTCTGATCGCGGCCGGGGCGCTCCTGGCCGCGGCCAAGACCGGGCGCAAGGAATTGGCAGTCTGGTCCGTGGGTGCATGGTTCGGTCTGAACATCGTCCTGGGCAGCTTGGTCCCCGGACTGATCCAACGCCTGGTGGTGGAACCCAGCGAGCTGGCCCGGGAAACCACCTACCTGGCCAACAACATCAGCCATACCCGCCATGCCTTCGGGCTGGAGCGGGTCCATTCCATGACCCACCCGGCCCTGGGCGAGGTGGACCACGCCACTGTGGATGCCAATCAGGGCACGATCCAGAACATCCGGCTTTGGGATGAAGGCCCGTTGCTCCAGAGTTACAACCAGATTCAGTTCTTCCGCCTGTACTACGATTTCCTGGCCGTGCACACGGACCGCTACCGGGTTGGCGACGAGCTGCGCCAGGTCATGTTGGCCACCCGTGAGCTGTCCGCTGAAAAATTGCCCTCCGAGGCCCAGCGATGGGTCAACCGGCACCTCCAGTTCACCCATGGCTACGGTGTGGCCATGACCCCGGTGACCGAGGTCCAGGCCGGCGGGCGTCCGGACTTTTTCATCCGCGATCTGCCGCCCAGGGGAGAGATTCCCCTGGATCGTCCGGAGGTCTACTACGGTCTGAAGAGCCTGGACTACCTGATCGTGAACAGCCGGATGCAGGAGTTCAACTATCCCGGCCAGGAAGGACCGGTCTACACCCACTATCAGGGCGACGGCGGGGTCCAGCTTGGTTCCTTCTTCCGTCGTCTGATGTACGCGTGGCAATTCAAGGACGTGAATATTCTGATCTCCGGAGAGGTGACTTCCGAAAGCCGGATCCAGTACCGGCGCACCGTGCCGGAACGCTTCTCCACCGTGACCCCTTTCCTGCTGCGCGACCGCGAAGCCTACACCGTGGTGGCCGATGGTCGGCTGTTCTGGATCCAGGATGCCTACACCACCACCAGCCGCTATCCCTATTCCACGCCCTGGGAGCGACGGTTCAACTACATCCGTAACAGCGTCAAGGCCGTGGTGGACGCCTATCACGGGACCCTCACCTACTACGTGTTCGACGAGAGCGATCCCCTGATCCGCACCTACCAGGCCATGTTCCCCGAGTTGTTCAAATCCATGACCGAGATGCCGGAGTACCTCCGGGCCCATGTCCGGTATCCCCAGGATCTGTTCACGGTCCAGACCCAGATGCTCCTGCAGTACCACATGGAAGACCCGGTGGTCTTCTACAACAAGGAAGACCAGTGGTCCGTGCCCGTGCAACACTCTTTCGGTCGGACGGAAGCCCTGAAGCCCTACTACATCGTGGCCCGGCTGCCCGGCGAGGAGAAGGAGGAGTTCCTGCTCATCCAGCCCTTCACGCCCATCAACCGGCACAATCTGGTGGGCTGGATGGCGGCGCGCAGCGACGGGGAGAACTACGGCGACCTGACCCTGTTCCGCTTCCCCACGGGTCGGCATGTGGACGGCCCCAGCCAGGTGAAGGCGCGCATCGACAACGACGCGGTCATCTCCGAGCAGTTCACCCTGTGGGGCCAGGTCGGCTCCGAGGTCTTACGGGGCATTCTGCTGGTCATCCCCATCGGGGATTCCATCCTCTACGCCGAACCGGTTTTTCTGATTCCGGATACCATCGATTTCCCGGAACTGCGGCGGATCATTCTGGCAGACTCCCGGCAGGTGGTCATGCATCAGACCCTGGACGCCTCCATCAGCGCCCTGGTGGGCGACCTCCCGTCCGTGGCCCCGGTGGTGGAGACCGTGGAGGAAGAGGACGCGGCGAGGCCGCTGCTTCAGCTTCCGGACTTCAACCAGGGCCTGCGCGATGCCGTGGACAAGCTCCAGGAAGTGGTGGACCAACTGCGTCGGTTGATGCAGTAA
- a CDS encoding Spy/CpxP family protein refolding chaperone, translated as MRRLFSISAVLLVLALISVPVLAQHQHGADQPGKPEGQAQQHQRGTGHPVLGNLSEEQQGAMVALFEEHRKAMMQHNLQLRAKQAELDVLLAAPEFQRAQVETVTAEIITLKGEAMTLRNDLRRKVFEETGHLMQGGMGGRGHGMSDRGKMSGKQGRMGNCPMMSGHGAQPAE; from the coding sequence ATGCGACGTTTATTTTCCATTAGTGCGGTACTTCTTGTTTTGGCTCTGATCTCCGTGCCCGTCCTGGCGCAGCACCAGCACGGCGCCGATCAACCCGGCAAGCCAGAGGGGCAGGCGCAACAGCACCAGCGTGGGACCGGACATCCGGTGCTCGGCAATCTTTCCGAGGAGCAGCAAGGAGCAATGGTCGCGCTGTTCGAGGAGCATCGCAAGGCCATGATGCAGCACAACCTTCAGTTGCGCGCCAAGCAGGCCGAACTGGACGTGCTCCTGGCCGCCCCGGAATTCCAGCGGGCCCAGGTTGAAACCGTGACGGCCGAAATCATCACCCTGAAGGGCGAGGCCATGACGCTCAGGAACGATTTGCGACGCAAGGTTTTCGAGGAAACCGGGCACCTGATGCAGGGCGGCATGGGCGGCAGAGGCCACGGCATGTCGGACCGCGGCAAGATGTCGGGCAAGCAAGGCCGGATGGGAAACTGCCCGATGATGTCCGGACACGGAGCACAACCGGCTGAATAA
- a CDS encoding two-component system sensor histidine kinase NtrB, producing MHILPAIDREKRFLLPLLAIFLLGMSLTFLTWQNLRQQHLAVEQHIVLAAKTVAMGIEGNLGWRMRGGPRMGMPGSGRPTPEQLLDELLTSPDLVFVGVVGPTGRLILSSDETDAFPPVPQAALDVLREQRQWHEFTKYNDQEVLLYVHQIRAPVARHMHEQFPDRGHPVRGHAFYLVLGLDMSEHLGMYHDARRAALWQGGYVLATVVLLWIGAMKLLQRREQSAKVKELEQFQAKLVDNLPDGLLTVDAEGVIRGANPSAVALLGGDGPLPGRRWIDLALNQQSNPQSNRLDEQRTEPGVEPEPESGPASGPPGMYWRNFSFADRHLEILAVPLRADQRKLGERLVLVRDRTEIKKLEDSLQESERLAAIGRLAAAVAHEIRNPLSALRGFAQFFAGKLAGREPEETYARTMVAEADRLNRVITDLLFLAKPKPPQKSEIRLPELLESVESLLRSDLHRHGIELRPRFVEEHAVWADPDLLKQCLLNLLMNAIQAVAGSEDTTPGVIEVDAERANGGIWIVVRDNGPGMDPQQRQRALEPFYTTRKDGSGLGLAIVHKIVRDHGGRLEISSAPGQGARVSMFFPQDAVPGLESEQAPAVETA from the coding sequence ATGCACATCCTGCCGGCCATTGACCGCGAAAAGCGCTTCCTTCTGCCTCTGCTGGCCATCTTTCTGCTCGGCATGAGCCTGACCTTTCTCACCTGGCAGAACCTGCGTCAGCAGCATTTGGCCGTGGAGCAGCACATAGTGCTCGCGGCCAAGACCGTCGCCATGGGCATCGAAGGCAATCTGGGCTGGAGGATGCGCGGTGGCCCCAGGATGGGCATGCCCGGAAGCGGGAGGCCGACCCCGGAGCAACTCCTGGACGAATTGCTGACCTCGCCGGATCTGGTATTCGTCGGCGTCGTGGGACCCACTGGCCGGCTGATCCTTTCCTCCGACGAGACCGACGCCTTCCCGCCTGTTCCCCAGGCCGCTCTGGACGTGCTGCGCGAACAGCGCCAATGGCATGAATTCACGAAATACAACGATCAGGAAGTCCTGCTCTACGTCCATCAGATCAGAGCGCCCGTGGCCCGGCACATGCACGAACAGTTTCCGGATCGCGGCCATCCCGTTCGCGGGCATGCCTTTTATCTCGTGCTCGGCCTGGACATGAGCGAACACCTGGGCATGTATCACGACGCCCGGCGGGCCGCCCTCTGGCAGGGCGGCTACGTGCTGGCCACGGTGGTTTTGCTGTGGATCGGCGCGATGAAGCTGTTGCAGCGCCGGGAACAAAGCGCCAAAGTCAAGGAGCTGGAGCAGTTTCAGGCCAAGCTGGTGGACAACCTGCCGGACGGCCTGCTGACCGTGGACGCCGAAGGCGTGATCCGCGGGGCCAATCCCTCGGCCGTGGCCTTGCTGGGGGGAGACGGTCCGTTGCCGGGTCGCCGATGGATTGATCTCGCCCTCAACCAACAGTCAAACCCGCAGTCGAACCGGCTCGACGAACAGCGAACGGAACCAGGAGTCGAGCCGGAACCGGAATCAGGTCCCGCGTCAGGCCCTCCGGGCATGTACTGGCGGAATTTTTCCTTCGCGGATCGCCATCTGGAAATTCTGGCCGTGCCCCTGCGGGCGGATCAGCGGAAGCTGGGTGAACGTCTGGTGCTGGTCCGGGATCGAACCGAGATCAAGAAGCTGGAAGACAGCCTGCAGGAGTCCGAACGTCTGGCGGCCATCGGCAGGCTGGCCGCGGCCGTGGCCCATGAGATCCGGAATCCGCTCAGCGCTCTGCGGGGGTTCGCCCAGTTTTTCGCCGGCAAGCTGGCCGGTCGCGAACCTGAGGAAACCTACGCCCGGACCATGGTTGCCGAGGCCGACCGCCTGAACCGGGTGATCACGGATCTGCTCTTCCTGGCCAAGCCCAAGCCGCCTCAGAAGAGCGAGATACGACTGCCCGAATTGCTGGAGAGCGTCGAGTCCCTGCTGCGCTCCGACCTCCACCGGCACGGGATTGAACTGCGTCCGCGTTTCGTCGAGGAACACGCGGTCTGGGCCGATCCGGATCTACTCAAGCAGTGCCTGCTCAACCTGCTCATGAACGCGATCCAGGCCGTCGCCGGGAGCGAGGATACGACACCAGGCGTGATCGAGGTCGACGCTGAACGGGCAAACGGAGGAATATGGATCGTCGTCCGGGACAACGGCCCGGGCATGGACCCGCAACAACGACAACGCGCCCTGGAGCCGTTCTACACCACGCGCAAAGACGGTTCCGGATTGGGGCTGGCCATTGTGCACAAAATCGTGCGCGACCACGGGGGGCGGCTGGAAATCTCCTCCGCGCCCGGCCAAGGGGCTCGGGTCAGCATGTTTTTTCCGCAAGATGCGGTGCCGGGGCTGGAGTCGGAGCAGGCTCCGGCTGTGGAAACCGCCTAA
- a CDS encoding M24 family metallopeptidase, with translation MNFEALERIPEEELARRWERCRSLLRTQLPDAGGVLVFSRMNIYYFTGSWTNGVFWLPVEGRPMLLVRKGIERVRLESGVEHVATYRSFRELSDLAKEAGSPLSEMVGVEMSGLTWALGQGLAKHLSGYDLRSADSVLHQTRAVKTPWELAKMRLAGARHDRCLRELLPERIAPGMTEREISIRIWEVFFSQGHHGLLRMQNHGEEIFLGHVSAGDSANYPSVFDGPVGLRGQHPAVSHMGYAGTVWNAGEPLTLDVGFALEGYQTDKTQVYWAGACEDIPEQARRAHDFCVAVQGWLAENLRPGAVPSRLFQHCWDWAEQEGWSQGFMALGGNKVRFLGHGIGLAIDEWPALAKGFETPLEQGMVLALEPKIGLPGLGMVGVENTFEVTSDGGRCLTGNDFSMVCVAAD, from the coding sequence ATGAATTTTGAAGCCTTGGAACGCATCCCGGAAGAAGAGCTGGCCCGGCGTTGGGAGCGGTGTCGGTCCTTGTTGCGGACCCAGTTGCCCGATGCGGGTGGCGTGCTCGTGTTTTCGCGGATGAATATTTATTACTTCACCGGATCCTGGACCAATGGAGTATTCTGGCTGCCGGTGGAAGGGCGGCCGATGTTGCTGGTCCGGAAGGGCATTGAGCGGGTTCGATTGGAATCCGGGGTAGAGCACGTGGCCACGTACCGTTCCTTTCGTGAGCTCTCCGACCTGGCCAAGGAGGCCGGTTCGCCCTTGTCCGAGATGGTCGGCGTGGAGATGTCCGGGTTGACCTGGGCCTTGGGGCAGGGATTGGCCAAGCATTTGAGCGGATATGACCTGCGTTCCGCCGATAGCGTGCTGCACCAGACCAGGGCCGTGAAGACCCCTTGGGAACTGGCCAAGATGCGCCTGGCGGGCGCTCGCCATGATCGCTGCCTGCGGGAGTTGCTGCCGGAGCGGATTGCCCCGGGCATGACCGAGCGGGAGATTTCGATCCGGATCTGGGAGGTGTTCTTCAGCCAGGGGCACCATGGGCTGTTGCGGATGCAGAACCACGGGGAGGAAATTTTCCTGGGCCACGTCTCCGCCGGGGACAGCGCCAATTATCCCAGCGTGTTCGACGGACCAGTGGGACTGCGCGGTCAGCATCCCGCCGTGTCCCATATGGGGTATGCCGGAACGGTCTGGAATGCCGGGGAACCGTTGACCTTGGACGTGGGTTTCGCCCTGGAAGGCTACCAGACGGACAAGACCCAGGTTTATTGGGCCGGAGCGTGCGAGGATATCCCGGAGCAGGCGCGGCGCGCCCACGACTTCTGCGTCGCGGTCCAGGGATGGCTGGCCGAGAACCTGCGGCCCGGAGCCGTTCCCAGCCGGTTGTTCCAGCATTGCTGGGACTGGGCCGAACAGGAGGGCTGGAGCCAGGGTTTCATGGCCCTGGGCGGGAACAAGGTCCGCTTTCTGGGCCACGGCATCGGCCTGGCCATTGACGAATGGCCGGCCCTGGCCAAGGGTTTCGAGACCCCGCTGGAACAGGGCATGGTTCTGGCCCTGGAGCCGAAGATCGGCCTGCCCGGGCTGGGCATGGTCGGGGTGGAGAACACCTTTGAAGTCACCTCGGACGGTGGGCGGTGTTTGACCGGGAACGATTTTTCCATGGTGTGCGTGGCCGCGGACTGA
- the mqnC gene encoding cyclic dehypoxanthinyl futalosine synthase, with protein sequence MAEQRISAADALGLWNDLNVIEIGALAHAERVAMHPQAVVTYIVDRNINYTNICVSGCRFCAFFRPPGHAEGYVLALDELGEKVRETMALGGRQILLQGGMNPELSLDFYRIMLTFLKREFPEVAVHGFSPPEIVFLSEASGLSVAEVVTRLAAAGLDSIPGGGAEILVDHVRTRISPHKCSAAKWLEVMECAHRQGLKTTATMMFGHGERIEDRLEHLDKLRDLQDQTGGFTAFIPWTFQPRNTQIDVPEASSVEYLKFLALSRLYLDNVPHIQASWVTQGPLVGQMALHWGADDMGSTMIEENVVAAAGVRFLLPEEDLRAIVEGAGFTPMRRRMDYSPA encoded by the coding sequence ATGGCGGAACAACGCATCAGCGCGGCGGATGCCCTGGGGCTCTGGAACGATTTGAACGTCATCGAAATCGGGGCCCTGGCCCATGCCGAAAGGGTGGCCATGCATCCCCAGGCCGTGGTCACGTATATCGTGGACAGAAACATCAACTACACCAACATCTGCGTGTCCGGGTGCCGTTTTTGCGCCTTCTTCCGACCGCCGGGCCATGCCGAAGGATATGTTCTGGCGTTGGACGAATTGGGCGAGAAGGTCCGGGAAACCATGGCCCTCGGCGGGCGACAAATCCTGCTTCAGGGCGGAATGAACCCGGAATTGAGTCTGGATTTCTACCGGATCATGCTCACGTTTCTGAAGCGGGAATTTCCGGAAGTGGCCGTACACGGCTTCTCCCCCCCGGAGATCGTATTTTTGTCCGAGGCTTCCGGCCTGAGCGTGGCCGAGGTGGTGACCCGCCTTGCCGCGGCGGGCCTGGATTCCATTCCCGGCGGAGGGGCGGAAATTCTGGTGGACCACGTCCGCACCCGGATCTCGCCCCATAAATGCTCCGCCGCCAAGTGGCTGGAGGTCATGGAATGCGCCCACCGTCAAGGCCTGAAGACCACGGCGACCATGATGTTCGGACACGGGGAAAGGATCGAAGACCGGCTGGAACACTTGGATAAGCTGCGCGACCTGCAAGACCAAACCGGCGGGTTCACCGCGTTCATTCCCTGGACCTTTCAGCCCCGCAACACCCAGATCGACGTCCCAGAAGCCTCTTCCGTCGAGTACCTGAAGTTTCTGGCCCTCAGCCGCCTCTATCTGGACAACGTCCCGCACATCCAGGCTTCCTGGGTCACCCAAGGCCCTCTGGTGGGCCAGATGGCCCTGCACTGGGGCGCGGACGACATGGGGTCGACCATGATCGAGGAAAACGTCGTCGCCGCCGCCGGGGTCCGTTTTCTGCTCCCCGAGGAGGATCTGCGGGCCATTGTCGAGGGCGCGGGGTTCACCCCCATGCGCCGGAGGATGGATTACTCACCGGCGTAA